A segment of the Jatrophihabitans endophyticus genome:
CAGTAGGCGAGGATCTCGCCCGCCAGCTCGCGGCTCGGCTCGCGGCCGTCCACCAGCACCACGAACGCCTTCGGGACGGCGAGGCGCACCGGGTCCGGAGCCGGCACGACCGCGGCCTCCGCGACGGCCGGGTGCTCGATGAGCACGCTCTCCAGCTCGAAGGGGCTGATCCGGTAGTCGCTGGCCTTGAACACGTCGTCGGCCCGTCCGACGTAGGTGATGTACCCGTTCTCGTCGCGGCCGGCGACGTCACCGGTGTGGTAGCGACCGCCGGCGAACGCCTCCGCGTTGCGGTCGCGGTCCTCGTCACCGTCGCCGCGGTACCCGACCATGAGGCCCACCGGCCGCGGGTCGCACTCGACGCAGATCTCCCCCTCGGCGGCCACCTCGTCGCTGGCCGGGTCGACCAGCGTGATCGCGAACCCGGGCATGGGACGCCCCATGGAGCCGAGCCGGATCGGCTGCCCGGGCGAGTTGCCGATCTGCAGCGACGACTCGGTCTGCCCGAAGCCGTCGCGGATCGTGATGCCGAGACCGCGCTGCACCGCCTCGATCACCTCGGGGTTCAGCGGCTCGCCGGCCCCGACCAGCTCGCGCAGCGACAAGGTGTCGCGCCACGCCGCGAGGTCCTGCTGCACGAGCATGCGCCATACCGTCGGCGGCGCGCAGAACGTCGTCACCCTCGCGTCCCGCAGCGTGTCGAGCATGGCCCGCGCGTCGAACCGCTCGTAGTTGTAGAGGCAGATGGTCGCGCCGGCCAGCCAGGGCGCGAAGACGCACGACCAGGCGTGCTTCGCCCATCCCGGGCTCGACACGTTGAGGTGGACGTCGCCGGGCTGCAGCCCGATCCAGTACATCGTCGACAGGTGCCCGATCGGGTAGCTCACGTGCGTGTGCTCGACCAGCTTGGGCAGCGCGGTCGTCCCCGACGTGAAATAGAGCAGCAGCGGGTCGTCGGCCCGCGTCGGCTCCTCGTCGCGCACGAACGTCTCGAGGGACGCGTGGCTGTCCTCGTAGCGCACCCAGCCCGGCACCGGCTCGCCCACCGCCACCCGCAGGTAGGACCCCGGCACGCCCGCGAAGCCGGCGGTGACGTCCGAGCGCGCGATCACCGCCCCGACGTTGCCGCGCTCGACGCGGTCGCGCAGGTCGGCCTCGGCGAGCAGCGTCGTGGCGGGGATGATCACCGCGCCGATCTTCATGGCGGCGAGCGTGGTCTCCCACAGCTCGACCTGGTTGCCGAGCAGCACGAGCACGTGCGTGCCGCGCCGCACCCCGAGCCCGCGCAGCCAGCCGGCGAGCTGGTCCGAACGCGCCGACAGCTCACCGAACGTGTAGGACGCGTCGGTGCCGTCGGCCTCGATCAGGCGCAGCGCCGCGTGGTGCGGGTGTTCGGCGGCGAGCACGCCGTCGAACCAGTCGAGTGCGAAGTTGAAGTGCTCCGGACGCGGCCACGCGAAGCCCGCGTACGCGCTGTCGTAGTCGGTGCGGTGCGCGAGCAGGAAGTCGCGCGCGGTGCGGAGCTGCTCCGCGGCCGGGGTTCCTGCGGTGGTGGCGGCGGGCGTCGTCATGATCAGACCCTCGCACGCACCACGGGTGAAGTCACGAAGGCCACGACGGCGGCGGCGGTCGTGGCGAGGCCGCGCGCGAGCGAGTGGTCGGCCCCGGGGACGACGA
Coding sequences within it:
- a CDS encoding AMP-binding protein gives rise to the protein MTTPAATTAGTPAAEQLRTARDFLLAHRTDYDSAYAGFAWPRPEHFNFALDWFDGVLAAEHPHHAALRLIEADGTDASYTFGELSARSDQLAGWLRGLGVRRGTHVLVLLGNQVELWETTLAAMKIGAVIIPATTLLAEADLRDRVERGNVGAVIARSDVTAGFAGVPGSYLRVAVGEPVPGWVRYEDSHASLETFVRDEEPTRADDPLLLYFTSGTTALPKLVEHTHVSYPIGHLSTMYWIGLQPGDVHLNVSSPGWAKHAWSCVFAPWLAGATICLYNYERFDARAMLDTLRDARVTTFCAPPTVWRMLVQQDLAAWRDTLSLRELVGAGEPLNPEVIEAVQRGLGITIRDGFGQTESSLQIGNSPGQPIRLGSMGRPMPGFAITLVDPASDEVAAEGEICVECDPRPVGLMVGYRGDGDEDRDRNAEAFAGGRYHTGDVAGRDENGYITYVGRADDVFKASDYRISPFELESVLIEHPAVAEAAVVPAPDPVRLAVPKAFVVLVDGREPSRELAGEILAYCRENLAPYKRIRRLEFADLPKTISGKIRRVQLREAEAGHADDRPAGEYREDDFA